A genomic window from Gammaproteobacteria bacterium includes:
- a CDS encoding peptidylprolyl isomerase: MKDLLPGLAIVFAVFTTSVYADTPGAPDLPRVRIQTTMGDIVVELDKNKAPKTVENFLSYVREKAYDGTIFHRVVKDFMIQGGAVNASYEPRPTHAAIQSEANNGLKNDRGAIAMARDFDPHSAKNQFFINTIDNLHLNHSAPKEGYWGYTVFGKVVQGMDIVDRINKVPTGSGGMFVSDVPKTLITINTITVEPPAPPTIVASAKPEIKAATKKTFKRKAKKKPATAPVTAEGKANKVAEVQVAKPK; encoded by the coding sequence ATGAAAGATTTACTACCCGGTCTTGCCATCGTCTTTGCCGTTTTCACAACTTCCGTCTATGCCGACACGCCGGGCGCCCCTGATCTCCCACGGGTACGCATCCAGACCACAATGGGTGACATCGTCGTGGAATTGGATAAGAACAAGGCGCCGAAGACGGTCGAGAATTTTCTAAGCTATGTGCGCGAAAAGGCCTACGACGGAACGATATTCCACCGCGTGGTTAAGGATTTCATGATACAAGGTGGTGCGGTCAATGCTTCTTATGAACCGCGTCCCACCCACGCCGCCATTCAGAGCGAGGCCAATAACGGTCTTAAAAATGACCGCGGCGCCATCGCCATGGCGCGGGATTTCGATCCGCATTCCGCCAAGAATCAATTTTTCATCAACACTATTGATAATCTGCACCTCAACCACTCCGCCCCCAAGGAGGGCTACTGGGGTTACACGGTGTTCGGCAAGGTCGTGCAGGGTATGGACATAGTGGATCGTATCAATAAGGTCCCCACCGGATCCGGCGGTATGTTTGTGTCGGACGTTCCGAAAACGCTTATCACTATAAACACGATCACGGTCGAGCCCCCCGCTCCTCCGACCATAGTCGCCTCTGCGAAACCGGAGATCAAAGCCGCTACGAAAAAAACGTTCAAGCGGAAAGCAAAAAAGAAACCTGCCACCGCCCCTGTAACCGCCGAGGGCAAAGCAAACAAAGTCGCCGAGGTACAGGTTGCCAAGCCGAAGTAA
- a CDS encoding UDP-2,3-diacylglucosamine diphosphatase yields the protein MPSRSNALFISDLHLSPERPAITELFLNFIGGEARHAQALYILGDLFEVWLGDDDNQPEHQRIIAALHDLRDSGTEVYLMHGNRDFLLGEDFASASGCRLLPEACVIDLADTPTLLMHGDTLCTDDIDYQKFRQTVRNPQWQKQFLSLPFAERVRLAQGMRAESRLQTSIKPGYIMDVNHQAVEQAMLDHNVLRLIHGHTHRPAVHDFQLNSRPAQRIVLGDWYEQGSALWCDAEGCRTRHLSHV from the coding sequence TTGCCAAGCCGAAGTAACGCCCTGTTTATCTCCGATCTGCACCTCAGCCCAGAACGGCCGGCGATTACCGAGTTGTTTCTGAACTTTATCGGCGGAGAGGCGCGCCACGCCCAGGCATTGTATATTCTCGGGGATCTGTTCGAGGTCTGGCTGGGCGACGATGACAACCAGCCTGAGCATCAGCGTATCATCGCCGCACTGCACGACCTGAGAGACAGCGGTACAGAGGTTTATCTCATGCACGGCAATCGTGATTTCTTGCTCGGCGAGGATTTTGCGTCCGCCAGCGGTTGCCGGTTATTGCCCGAGGCGTGCGTGATTGATCTCGCGGACACCCCTACGCTACTCATGCATGGCGACACCCTCTGTACTGACGATATTGACTATCAAAAATTCCGTCAAACGGTACGCAATCCGCAGTGGCAAAAACAGTTTTTATCTCTGCCTTTTGCCGAACGTGTGAGGCTCGCTCAAGGCATGCGCGCCGAGAGCCGGCTGCAAACCAGCATCAAACCCGGCTACATCATGGATGTGAATCATCAGGCCGTCGAACAGGCCATGCTCGATCATAACGTCCTGCGCCTGATACACGGCCACACGCATCGCCCGGCGGTGCACGACTTTCAGCTCAACAGCCGACCCGCGCAGCGCATCGTGCTAGGCGACTGGTACGAGCAAGGCAGTGCGCTGTGGTGCGATGCCGAAGGTTGCCGCACCCGACACCTGTCGCATGTCTAA